In the Bernardetia sp. genome, one interval contains:
- the sdaAA gene encoding L-serine ammonia-lyase, iron-sulfur-dependent, subunit alpha, whose protein sequence is TQIFENLSKAFGVMKDAVETGLKEEMISRSGMINNGAKKVYRYPTPVLSLEFQHLIARALAAKEVNSCMGRIVAAPTAGASGILPGTLYTLQEIHGIEEQKILEGLLVAAGIALIIEQNASLAGAVGGCQAETGSAAAMASGAMVYCLGGDINQVFGAVAITIQCMLGLVCDPVAGLVEVPCVVRNASAAAIAFSSAQISLANVSAVIPVDECVAAMGEIGQSMESRYKETALGGLAATGTGQQISKRVLIHDIEMLDDEDESITN, encoded by the coding sequence AAACACAGATTTTTGAAAACTTGAGTAAAGCCTTTGGCGTGATGAAAGATGCCGTCGAAACGGGTCTAAAAGAAGAAATGATTTCTCGTTCTGGAATGATAAACAACGGAGCAAAGAAAGTCTATCGCTATCCTACGCCTGTTTTGTCGTTGGAGTTTCAGCACCTTATTGCTCGTGCGCTGGCTGCAAAAGAGGTCAATTCTTGTATGGGACGCATCGTGGCTGCTCCTACGGCTGGAGCTTCTGGTATCTTACCTGGAACGCTTTATACTTTGCAAGAAATTCATGGCATAGAAGAACAAAAAATCTTGGAAGGACTTTTAGTAGCTGCTGGAATTGCTCTAATTATTGAACAAAATGCTTCGCTCGCTGGTGCTGTGGGAGGTTGTCAAGCCGAAACGGGAAGTGCTGCTGCAATGGCTTCTGGTGCGATGGTCTATTGTTTGGGAGGAGATATAAACCAAGTTTTTGGAGCTGTGGCGATTACGATTCAGTGTATGCTTGGACTGGTCTGCGACCCTGTGGCTGGCTTGGTAGAAGTACCTTGTGTGGTCAGAAACGCAAGTGCTGCTGCGATTGCATTCTCTTCGGCTCAAATTTCGCTTGCTAATGTAAGTGCTGTTATTCCAGTAGATGAATGTGTGGCTGCAATGGGCGAAATAGGGCAAAGTATGGAAAGCAGATATAAAGAAACAGCTCTAGGAGGTCTTGCAGCAACTGGGACAGGACAACAAATTTCGAAACGTGTCTTGATTC